From one Thermodesulfobacteriota bacterium genomic stretch:
- a CDS encoding phosphoribosylaminoimidazolesuccinocarboxamide synthase, whose product MSDAVMHTDLEGLPSPRRGKVRDVYDLGEHLLIVATDRISAFDVVLPTPIPGKGRVLTQLSAYWFQALNSVVANHLVSTDPSGYPAAARRHAAVLEGRSMLVRKAEPLPVECIVRGYLAGSGWKEYRNRGTVCGLPLPTGLRESEQLPSPLFTPSTKAPEGEHDENITFEEAAAAVGEDVARRLRDVSLALYREGARLAAGKGMLMADTKFEFGLGAGGGLVLIDEVLTPDSSRFWARASYAPGKPQESFDKQYVRDYLETCAWDKTPPGPSLPPEVVAETARRYQEILTLLTGGVPGT is encoded by the coding sequence ATGAGCGATGCCGTGATGCACACCGACCTGGAAGGGTTGCCTTCCCCTCGGCGGGGTAAGGTGCGCGACGTCTACGACCTGGGGGAGCATCTCTTGATCGTGGCCACCGATCGGATCTCCGCCTTCGACGTAGTGCTGCCCACGCCGATCCCGGGCAAGGGCCGGGTGCTGACCCAGCTCTCGGCCTACTGGTTTCAAGCCCTGAATTCGGTGGTGGCGAACCACCTCGTCTCCACGGACCCGTCCGGCTACCCGGCTGCCGCCCGGCGTCACGCCGCCGTACTGGAGGGGCGCAGCATGCTCGTCCGCAAGGCCGAGCCCCTGCCCGTGGAGTGCATCGTGCGCGGGTACCTGGCGGGGTCGGGCTGGAAGGAGTACCGCAACCGGGGGACGGTGTGCGGGCTGCCGCTGCCCACGGGTCTTCGGGAATCCGAGCAGCTCCCTTCACCCCTCTTCACCCCTTCCACCAAGGCGCCCGAAGGGGAGCACGACGAGAACATCACCTTCGAGGAAGCCGCCGCGGCCGTGGGGGAGGACGTCGCCCGGCGCCTTCGGGACGTGAGCCTCGCTCTCTACCGGGAGGGTGCTCGCCTGGCCGCCGGCAAGGGCATGCTGATGGCCGACACCAAGTTCGAGTTCGGCCTGGGTGCAGGGGGCGGGCTCGTGCTGATCGACGAGGTTCTCACCCCGGACTCCTCCAGGTTCTGGGCCCGCGCCTCCTACGCGCCCGGCAAGCCCCAGGAGAGCTTCGACAAGCAGTACGTGCGCGACTACCTGGAGACCTGCGCCTGGGACAAGACCCCGCCGGGTCCAAGCCTGCCCCCGGAGGTCGTCGCCGAGACGGCCCGCCGCTACCAGGAGATCTTGACCCTGCTCACGGGAGGGGTGCCGGGCACTTGA
- a CDS encoding transketolase C-terminal domain-containing protein, whose amino-acid sequence MSSEALRPVPAPYLLFEARREEQFITGSEAVREAVRRANVDMAIAYPITPQSESMHLVGDLYAEGYLRDYFRGENEFAVMSQVAGAAMAGVRVFTATCGPGTLRAFENFPMWAGTRLPIVMAFMTRGINAPLTIQPDTIEMGMLLDTGILMLHAENAQDLYDMLLGAFSVTERTVVHVPLGVFVDGFFVTHTRQKVRVVAEDVKLEPYNPAESPVPTVDMETPPVRYMRDPFVMKSNYVSYAAHASWQQEILAAAERARPFLREVVGPFVEQENPDAPIQVVASGTAVAQAREAARLAREEGLDVGLVKIKVLRPAPRDELRRALARAERIVIPEFNRSGWLAREVASMIPGNDRIVAGPRVYGGMTMPPEVILDALRGTRVAGV is encoded by the coding sequence ATGTCCAGCGAAGCGCTGAGGCCCGTACCGGCCCCCTACCTGCTGTTTGAGGCCCGCCGCGAGGAGCAGTTCATCACCGGTAGCGAGGCGGTGCGCGAGGCGGTGCGCCGGGCCAACGTCGACATGGCCATCGCCTACCCCATCACCCCCCAGAGCGAGAGCATGCACCTGGTGGGGGACCTCTACGCCGAGGGCTACCTGCGCGACTACTTCCGGGGCGAAAACGAGTTCGCGGTCATGTCCCAGGTGGCCGGGGCCGCCATGGCCGGCGTGCGGGTCTTCACCGCGACCTGCGGGCCGGGCACCCTGCGGGCGTTCGAGAACTTCCCCATGTGGGCGGGCACGCGGCTGCCGATTGTGATGGCGTTCATGACGCGCGGGATCAACGCGCCCCTGACCATCCAGCCCGACACCATCGAGATGGGCATGCTCCTCGACACGGGCATCCTCATGCTCCACGCCGAGAACGCCCAGGACCTCTACGACATGCTCCTGGGGGCCTTCTCGGTCACCGAGCGCACGGTGGTGCACGTCCCCCTGGGGGTGTTCGTGGACGGGTTCTTCGTCACCCACACCCGCCAGAAGGTGCGGGTGGTGGCCGAGGACGTGAAGCTCGAGCCCTACAACCCGGCCGAGTCGCCGGTGCCCACCGTGGACATGGAGACGCCCCCGGTGCGCTACATGCGCGACCCCTTCGTGATGAAGTCGAACTACGTGAGCTACGCGGCCCACGCCAGCTGGCAACAGGAGATCCTGGCCGCCGCCGAGCGCGCCCGGCCGTTCCTGCGCGAGGTGGTGGGTCCCTTCGTGGAGCAGGAGAACCCGGACGCCCCGATCCAGGTGGTGGCGTCGGGCACCGCCGTGGCCCAGGCCCGGGAGGCGGCGCGGCTGGCCCGGGAAGAGGGACTGGACGTCGGCCTGGTGAAGATCAAGGTGCTGCGCCCCGCCCCCCGGGACGAGCTGCGCCGGGCCCTGGCCCGGGCCGAGAGGATCGTGATCCCCGAGTTCAACCGCTCGGGCTGGCTCGCCCGGGAGGTGGCCTCGATGATCCCCGGCAATGACCGCATCGTCGCCGGGCCCCGGGTGTACGGCGGCATGACCATGCCCCCCGAGGTGATCCTGGACGCCCTCCGGGGCACCCGGGTGGCCGGCGTGTAG
- a CDS encoding carbon monoxide dehydrogenase beta subunit family protein produces the protein MAEHYRVLPGPEGYLPPAAALRGVLPARPGEALIEGEAVARDAAVRHIAARLAGAAVPTFFPGPQLLWRDTPYALERGRLVREIAREAGAKVIPMPDYRPKYPMIDPAVEINPNHPNLTIWHNQIDVGVFIGVHCHQANLALRIIRGGTACYTVALCAHDGHEDAHVSLRDAGNAVLEELRDAVRAAQKGGS, from the coding sequence ATGGCGGAGCACTATCGCGTTTTGCCCGGGCCGGAGGGGTACCTGCCGCCGGCCGCCGCCCTGCGGGGGGTCTTGCCGGCCCGCCCCGGTGAGGCTTTGATCGAAGGCGAGGCCGTTGCCCGGGACGCGGCGGTCCGCCACATCGCGGCCAGGCTCGCGGGCGCCGCGGTGCCCACCTTCTTTCCCGGGCCCCAGCTCCTGTGGCGCGACACCCCCTACGCCCTGGAGCGGGGACGCCTGGTGCGGGAGATCGCCCGGGAGGCGGGGGCCAAGGTCATCCCCATGCCCGACTACCGGCCCAAGTACCCCATGATCGACCCGGCGGTGGAGATCAACCCCAACCACCCCAATCTCACCATCTGGCACAACCAGATCGACGTGGGCGTGTTCATCGGCGTCCACTGCCACCAGGCCAACCTGGCCTTGCGCATCATCCGGGGCGGAACGGCCTGCTACACCGTCGCCCTGTGCGCCCACGACGGCCATGAAGACGCCCACGTGTCCCTGCGGGACGCCGGCAACGCCGTCCTGGAAGAGCTCCGGGACGCCGTGCGGGCCGCGCAGAAGGGAGGCTCCTGA
- a CDS encoding sodium-dependent bicarbonate transport family permease has translation MIENLLDPAVLCFGLGLLAGVLGADIRLPGALYETLSVYLLLAIGLKGGVDLASAGFAQAAPGVGAALALGAATPLLAYPVLRMGGLDRPNAGALSAHYGSVSAVTFAVCLGFLDREGVSYEAYVAVMLAFMEIPALAVGILLARGLGNNSGRWGEVSREILLGKGVFFLVAGLVVGAVAGPQRTQAVAPLFFGLFKGALVLFLLEMGLVASRQLRDLAKLGPFLVGFGTLAPLCFGLLGAAVGTAVGLSVGGTAVLATLAASASYIAAPAAMRLAVPEANPSIYLTTSLGITFPFNLVWGIPLYLWMARFAAGLLG, from the coding sequence ATGATCGAAAACTTGCTTGACCCGGCGGTGCTCTGCTTCGGCTTGGGCCTCCTGGCGGGGGTTCTGGGGGCTGACATTCGGCTGCCCGGGGCCCTGTACGAGACCCTGAGCGTCTACCTCCTCCTGGCCATCGGCCTCAAGGGGGGGGTGGATCTCGCGTCGGCCGGCTTCGCCCAGGCCGCGCCCGGGGTGGGCGCTGCCCTGGCTCTGGGGGCGGCGACGCCGCTGCTGGCCTATCCCGTGCTGCGTATGGGCGGGCTCGACCGGCCCAACGCCGGCGCCCTGTCTGCCCACTACGGGTCGGTCAGCGCCGTGACCTTCGCCGTGTGCCTGGGCTTCCTCGACCGCGAAGGCGTCTCCTACGAGGCCTACGTGGCCGTCATGCTGGCCTTCATGGAGATCCCGGCCCTGGCGGTCGGGATCCTCCTGGCCCGCGGCCTGGGCAACAACTCGGGCCGTTGGGGTGAAGTATCGCGGGAGATCCTGCTGGGCAAGGGGGTCTTCTTCCTGGTGGCCGGGTTGGTGGTGGGCGCGGTCGCCGGACCCCAGCGGACCCAGGCCGTGGCGCCGCTCTTCTTCGGCCTGTTCAAGGGGGCGCTGGTCCTGTTCTTGCTAGAGATGGGCCTGGTGGCGTCCCGGCAGCTTCGGGACCTGGCAAAGCTCGGGCCCTTCCTGGTCGGTTTCGGCACCTTGGCGCCGCTCTGCTTCGGCCTGCTCGGGGCGGCGGTGGGCACGGCCGTGGGGCTCTCGGTGGGGGGCACGGCGGTGCTGGCCACCCTGGCGGCCAGCGCCTCCTACATCGCCGCGCCGGCGGCCATGCGTCTCGCCGTTCCCGAGGCCAACCCCTCCATCTACCTGACCACCTCCCTGGGGATCACTTTCCCCTTCAACCTCGTGTGGGGGATCCCCCTCTACCTCTGGATGGCCCGCTTCGCTGCGGGGCTTCTGGGTTGA